One stretch of Hymenobacter sp. BRD128 DNA includes these proteins:
- a CDS encoding helix-turn-helix domain-containing protein codes for MQAYSLDLRQRIAQACAEPGARQAHVAARFCVSVAFVGKLLRRQRQSGQLAALPGRGGPARCLDAAAQAWLGEQVAAQPDATLAELQTLLLVERGQAVSRGSVWRVLHEQGWRRKKKPARH; via the coding sequence ATGCAAGCCTATTCTCTTGATTTGCGGCAGCGTATCGCGCAAGCGTGTGCCGAGCCCGGGGCGCGACAAGCCCACGTCGCCGCCCGGTTTTGCGTGAGTGTGGCCTTCGTCGGCAAGCTGCTGCGTCGCCAGCGGCAAAGCGGGCAGTTGGCCGCCCTGCCCGGCCGCGGTGGTCCGGCCCGCTGCCTGGATGCGGCGGCGCAGGCCTGGCTCGGGGAGCAGGTGGCGGCCCAACCCGATGCCACCCTGGCCGAGTTACAGACGCTCCTGCTGGTTGAGCGCGGGCAAGCCGTTAGCCGGGGCTCCGTCTGGCGGGTGCTACACGAACAAGGCTGGCGACGTAAAAAAAAGCCTGCACGCCACTGA
- a CDS encoding porin family protein: MNILHSLSAASLCNLFTFSAYAQSGPQFGLQLGLNNGAVRYVTEANHYGSLSTGYQTGLAAGLTSNLPFGNHWSLSTGLRYLRTGFTTNEIVPSTDPGSHNSTQYKSAYALNRVELPVDVLYFFSQSQKGFFLTGGVSVGVLLSGKRTVDILDTDGVRTVEYSVSDEIKVAKDYPLGTTAYYLQRWDAGIKGGLGYKYRSIAVQAFYRFGIADIAANSALNSPSPTINSRLTEIQVAYLFGK; encoded by the coding sequence ATGAATATTCTCCACTCACTATCTGCTGCATCCCTTTGCAATCTTTTTACTTTCAGTGCATACGCTCAAAGCGGCCCTCAATTCGGATTGCAACTAGGTCTCAATAATGGTGCTGTTAGGTATGTGACAGAAGCGAATCACTATGGTTCACTTTCTACTGGTTATCAGACAGGATTGGCTGCCGGGCTTACTAGCAACTTGCCCTTTGGTAACCACTGGTCCCTATCGACTGGGTTACGCTACTTGCGCACAGGCTTTACGACCAACGAAATTGTTCCTTCCACAGACCCAGGAAGCCATAATTCTACCCAGTATAAGAGCGCATATGCACTGAATCGGGTAGAGCTTCCGGTTGATGTGCTGTACTTTTTTAGCCAATCCCAAAAAGGGTTCTTTCTAACAGGGGGCGTCAGCGTTGGGGTGTTGTTAAGTGGCAAGCGTACCGTCGATATTCTTGATACGGATGGGGTTAGAACAGTTGAGTATTCAGTCAGCGATGAGATTAAGGTTGCGAAAGACTATCCGCTTGGTACCACTGCTTACTACTTGCAGCGGTGGGATGCGGGCATCAAAGGTGGCTTGGGCTATAAGTACCGCAGCATTGCCGTGCAAGCTTTTTACCGCTTTGGTATAGCTGATATAGCTGCCAACTCTGCACTTAATTCCCCTTCGCCTACAATTAACTCCAGGCTAACAGAAATCCAGGTGGCCTACCTTTTTGGCAAATAA
- a CDS encoding IS630 family transposase, translated as MSAGKPLAGAPSGGCYTNKAGDVKKSLHATERDTPRVHALRSAHVAAIAQRPDVARFHFLDETGLRLDYTRRYGRAQAGQRVSGAVPLRRPARSLTLIGALSVHGLHGVQVLEGALNQRSFALYISRILAPQLRRGDVLVLDNLRVHHLTGLREWLARRGIEVLFLPPYSPDFTPIEQAWSKLKTKLRHAQARTRDALEEALHTAIDWLTGPDAKAWFNHCGYHVHRS; from the coding sequence TTGAGCGCGGGCAAGCCGTTAGCCGGGGCTCCGTCTGGCGGGTGCTACACGAACAAGGCTGGCGACGTAAAAAAAAGCCTGCACGCCACTGAGCGCGATACGCCCCGGGTACACGCCTTGCGCAGCGCGCACGTCGCGGCTATCGCGCAACGCCCCGACGTAGCCCGCTTTCATTTTCTGGACGAGACCGGCCTGCGCCTAGACTACACGCGGCGCTATGGCCGGGCGCAGGCCGGCCAGCGTGTGAGTGGGGCCGTACCGTTGCGCCGCCCGGCCCGCTCCCTAACCTTAATTGGCGCCTTGTCCGTGCACGGGCTGCACGGGGTCCAGGTGCTGGAAGGGGCCTTGAATCAGCGCAGCTTCGCCCTGTATATCAGCCGCATCCTGGCCCCGCAGCTACGGCGCGGGGACGTGCTGGTCCTCGACAACCTGCGGGTGCATCACCTGACCGGGCTGCGGGAGTGGCTAGCCCGGCGCGGCATCGAAGTGCTGTTTCTGCCCCCCTACTCGCCCGACTTTACCCCCATCGAGCAGGCCTGGAGCAAGCTCAAAACCAAGCTGCGCCACGCCCAGGCACGGACCCGCGACGCGCTCGAAGAAGCCTTACATACCGCCATCGACTGGCTTACTGGCCCCGATGCGAAAGCGTGGTTTAATCACTGTGGCTATCACGTACACCGTTCATGA